The region tcaacgggagagaagatacgaggaaaaaagcacctgctgaaaaatgtcgaaaattcaggttttcgttttttggctgtaactttcgacgcgttgatcgcagcgtattgggactgcgcccaatcgatttctctcgcaagattacgtcggaatagcgccacaattaatttattccagcacttttagaaatcgcgtaaattttcgccaaaaatacaaaggggttagccttcctttttttttgaccaaaaaatttgtcgtctcagaattgattcgtatgactctttcccgaccaatcggacttctaggaacttagaaaacgcagcaaaaggagcgtgggatcaacgggagagaagatacgaggaaaaaagcacctgctgaaaaatgtcgaaaattcaggttttcgttttttggctgtaacttttgatgcgttgatcgcagcgtattgggactgcgctcaaccgatttctttcgcaaaattacgtcggaatagtgccacaattaatcaattccagcacttttgagaatcgcgaaaattttcgccaaaaatacaaaggggttaaccttcctttttttttgaccaaaaaatttttcgtctcagacttgagtcgtatgactcttttccgaccaattggaccccaaggaactcagaaaacgcagcaaaaggagcgtgggatcaacgggagagaagatacgaggaagaaagcacctgctgaaaaatgtcgaaaattcaggttttcgttttttggctgtaactttcgatgcgttgatcgcagcgtatcgggactgcgcccaatcgatttctcacgcaaaattacgtcggaatagtgccacaattaattaattctagcacttttgaaaatcgcgaaaattttcgccaaaaatacaaaggggttaaccttcctttttttttgaccaaaaaatttttcgtctcagaattgattcgtatgacttctacccgaccaattggaccccaaggaactcagaaaacgcagcaaaaggagcgtgggatcaacgggagagaagatacgaggaaaaaagcacctgctgaaaaatgtcgaaaattcaggttttcgttttttggctgtaactttcgatgcgttgatcgcagcgtattgggactgcgcctaatcgatttctctcgcaaaattacgtcggaatagtgccacaattaatttattccagcacttttgaaaatcgcgaaaattttcgccaaaaatacaaagttaaccttcctttttttttgaccaaaaaatttttcgtctcagaattgagtcgtatgactctttcccgaccaattggaccccgaagaactcagaaaacgcagctaaaggagcgtgggatcaacgggagagaagatacgaggaaaaaagcacctgctgaaaaatgtcgaaaattcaggttttcgttttttggctgtaactttcgatgcgttgatcgcagcgtattgggactgcgcccaatcgatttctcacgcaaaattacgtcggaatagtgccaccattaatttattccagcacttttgaaaatcgcgaaaattttcgccaaaaatacaaaggggttcaccttcctttttttttgaccaaaaaatttttcgtctcagaattgattcgtatgacttttacCCGACCAATtagaccccaaggaactcagaaaacgcagcaaaaggagcgtgggatcaacgggagagaaaatacgagaaaaaaagcacctgctgaaaaatgtcgaaaattcaggttttcgttttttggctgtaactttcgatgcgttgatcgcagcgtattgggactgcgcccaatcgatttctctcgcaaaattacgtaggaacagtgccacaattaatttattccagcacttttgaaaatcgcgaaaattttcgccaaaaatacaaaggggttaaccttcctttttttttgaccaaaaaatttttcgtctcagaattgattcgtatgacttttacccgaccaattggaccccaaggaactcagaaaacgcagcaaaaggagcgtgggatcaacgggagagaagatacgaggaaaaaagcacctgctgaaaaatgtcgaaaattcaggttttcgttttttggctgtaactttcgacgcgttgatcgcagcgtattgggactgcgcccaatcgatttctctcgcaagattacgtcggaatagcgccacaattaatttattccagcacttttagaaatcgcgtaaattttcgccaaaaatacaaaggggttagccttccttttttttctgaccaaaaaatttgtcgtctcagaattgattcgtatgactctttcccgaccaattggaccccaaggaactcagaaaacgcagcaaaaggagcgtgcgatcaacgggagagaagatacgaggaaaaaagcacctgctgaaaaatgtcgaaaattcaggttttcgttttttggctgcaactttcgacgcgttgatcgcagcgtattgggactgcgcccaatcgatttctctcgcaaaattacgtcggaataaagccacaattaatttattccagcacttttgaaaatcgcgaaaatattcgccaaaaatacaaaggggttaaccttcctttttttttgaccaaaaaatttttcgtctcagacttgagtcgtatgactcttttccgaccaattggaccccaaggaactcagaaaacgcagcaaaaggagcgtgggatcaacgggagagaagatacgaggaaaaaagcacctgctgaaaaatgtcgaaaattcaggttttcgttttttggctgttactttcgatgcgttgatcgcagcgtattgggactgcgcccaatcgatttctctcgcaaaattacgtcgaaatagtgccacaattaatttattccagcacttttgaaaatcgcgaaaattttcgccaaaaatacaaaggggttaaccttccttttttttcgaccaaaaaatttttcgtctcagaattgattcgtatgacttttacccgaccaattggaccccaaggaactcagaaaacgcagcaaaaggagcgtgggatcaacgggagagaagatacgaggaaaaaagcacctgctgaaaaatgtcgaaaattcaggttttcgttttttggctgtaactttcgatgcgttgatcgcagcgtatcaggactgcgcccaatcgatttctcacgcaaaattacgtcggaatagtgccacaattaattaattctagcacttttgaaaatcgcgaaaattttcgccaaaaatacaaaggggttaaccttcctttttttttgaccaaaaaatttttcgtctcagaattgattcgtatgacttctacccgaccaattggaccccaaggaactcagaaaacgcagcaaaaggatcgtgggatcaacgggagagaagatacgaggaaaaaagcacctgctgaaaaatgtcgaaaattcaggttttcgttttttggctgtaactttcgatgcgttgatcgcagcgtattgggactgcgcccaatcgatttctcacgcaaaattacgtcggaatagtgccaccattaatttattccagcacttttgaaaatcgcgaaaattttcgccaaaaatacaaaggggttaaccttcctttttttttgaccaaaaaatttttcgtctcagaattgattcgtatgacttttacccgaccaattggaccccaaggaactcagaaaacgcagcaaaaggagcgtgggatcaacgagagagaagatacgaggaaaaaagcacctgctgaaaaatgtcgaaaattcaggttttcgttttttggctgtaactttcgatgcgttgatcgcagcgtattgggactgcgcccaatcgatttctctcgcaaaattacgtcggaatagcgccacaattgatttattccagcacttctgatgatcgcggaaattttcgccaaaaatacagaGGGGTTAACCCTCCTTTTTtatgaccaaaaaatttttcgtctcagaatcgattcgtatgactctttcccgaccaattggaccccaaggaactcagaaaacgcagcaaaaggagcgtgggatcaacgggagagaagatacgaggaagaaagcacctgctgaaaaatgtcgaaaattcaggttttcgttttttggctgtaactttcgatgcgttgatcgcagcgtatcgggactgcgcccaatcgatttctcacgcaaaattacgtcggaatagtgccacaattaattaattctagcacttttgaaaatcgcgaaaattttcgccaaaaatacaaaggggttaaccttccttttttttgaccaaaaaatttttcgtctcagaattgattcgtacgACTTctacccgaccaattggaccccaaggaactcagaaaacgcagcaaaaggagcgtgggatcaacgggagagaagatacgaggaaaaaagcacctgctgaaaaatgtcgaaaattcaggttttcgttttttcgctgTAACTTTccatgcgttgatcgcagcgtattgggactgcgcccaatcgatttctctcgcaaaattacgtcggaatagtgccacaattaatttaatacAGCACCTTCGAAAATCgcgtaaattttcgccaaaaatgcaaaggggttagccttacttttttgccaaattttcgaccggaaattttccgtctcagatccgattcgtatgaccctttcctgactgattggacccccaggaactcagaaaacacagcgaAAGTGGCCTGGGATCAACAGCACAGAAGTTACGAtcgaaaatgcacctgctgaaaaatgtcgaaaattcaggttttcgtgttttggctgtaactttcgatgcgttgatcgcggcgtatcgggactgcgcccaatcgatttctctcgcaaaattacgtcggaatagtgccacaattaatttattccagcacttttgaaaatcgcgaaaattttcgccaaaaatacaaaggggttaaccttcctttttttttgaccaaaaaatttctcgtttcagaattgattcgtatgactctttcccggtCAATTGgactccaaggaactcagaaaacgcagcaaaaggagcgtgggatcaacgggagagaagatacgaggacaaaagcacctgctgtaaaatgtcgaaaattcaggttttcgttttttggctgtaactcctGATctgttgctcgcagcgtattgggactgcgctcaatcgttttTTCCCGCGAAATTACTTCGGTATAGtacatcaaagaatttattccagcacttttcaaaatcgcgaaaattttcgccaaaaatgcaaaggggttagcttTCTTTTCTCGTCAGCCCAAAGTCTttagtctcagaattgattcgtcaGACGTCTCTTAGACCAACTGGAATCTTGGGAATTGCACGAAACACTCCAAAAAGACCGTAGAACCGATACCTGAAAAATTACCATAGAAATGCGACGAAATTGTATGTTCTGCGTTTTCGCGTCCGATCTGTTGTTCACAATGTTCTCATATCGTGTGCAATCGTCTTTAGCAATGCTTTTTGACATTGCATGTTATTCTAGGTTCATCGAATCATTGAAAACACGTAATCGGTTGAGCTTCGTCATACCGATTTAGACCGGAAGAACCCATCAATTCAAATTCAGCGATCCTCAATCCAGCTCATCCGGAACCAGATAAAAGTCTTCGCACTTTTTCGCTGTTACATCTGATCGCAAGCTAATTGATTTATTGTAGTTCctaaatgtgaaaatatagCCAATGCCACAAAAACACGAATTATGCTGATGAATGGTGcgattcttttctttctccgtTAACAGAATCTCAGTATCCCAATTATGagcattatatttttttttattgttcacCATAAtgtaaatcaaaataaatacaccgcaataaaattgaatcacGGTCAATACGATTTGCTCCAATTCACTGTGATCGAAATTCTCATTATAGGGTTATGGAATCAGTCAAAATCGAGTACCGACGTACGTTACTTGAGATATGCATAGTGTTCATTGGGTTGCTCTTAAATCTAATACAGATTCGAACAAATTGTCACAGACAGTTCTTAACAAGTTTATTTGGCatataataaattgatcataaaattgtataagaATATAACAACATTGAAGTAAGTACGAGGGTTGGTAGTTTCAATTTCTACATGGTAAATTCATTGTCCGTtcgtaaaaacttttttttattttctaatttgtAGTAGCAATTCACACTTGTCACTTATTCAACGACAATTGGCGGCTGTCCAGCTGAATCTTTAGTCGTTGCATCCATAGACTTAGCACCGGTACTTTGGACGGCGTTTTCTTGATTCTTGAACATTGTTATCCCCGTTCTAGCCGCCGCTGGAGGACTTCCGGTCGGTGCTAATCCCGAACCACCCATGTTCACGCCTCCCCCGCTGACCTTTGGGCAAAAATACTGTCGTTAGCATGTACATATCGTAATCTATTTTTTCCGCATCCTAAgagtttgtgaaaaaaagaataaaatactcAAGTTTTTCATGTTACAATAgtttattgataaaaaattgtttctcccATTTTCTGCCAAGCCTCGACTTtggaaagaaatagaaaaataaatgaagaaaaattcacctgATACAAGCTTTCTTTAATTTCATGCGCATTATCGGGTTACTTGGACGTTTTTAGCCTGACGAAGGCTGAAAACTGATCCCTTCACTTTAAATATCACGGATGCCCGACGACTTGAGGTTCCGTTTAATTTACTGTGATCGTCATACTTCTCAACctttaaaaatttgtcgttAGAATGTGACTCGATCAACGGACTTGGTTCTAATTCCCCCAGAGAAACCTGAACGGCTGTTTCCTGATCAACGGAGTAAGCAGCAATAGAATTTTGGGCAGACGGTGCCGAGGATAAATCAAGTTTTAAAGATAATTCAGCTTCCTTTTGAATCGAGTCGATCAATGACTGAAGTTTCTCAGGCACCGGATGCCGCCGGAATACTAATTCGCTTATAAGATCTGGAATGTATGCAAATTCCGTGTCAATATTTTGCGACTGTTTGATCCTGACCTCTTCAGATACCAGCGTTGTAAATTTTGGGAAATTTTCCGGCGGTTCGACAGCGATACGAAAACCGTATTCTTTTTCAGTCGACGGAAACGAGCGAGAACTGGAAGGCCCTGCGATAAACACGATCGACTTCCGGCCGCAAGTTAGATTTCGTTGGTCTTTCCGATCGGCAGATGAGGCAGACGAAGACTGAGCTCCGGAGCCGAAAATCCTCCCCCAATATCTGACAAAGCTCGTCACAGCGGACCCGATTTTCCGACCGATCTCTGAACGCGAGCGAGTGGATGCTGCGTCATTAGCGTCGATAGGTAAAAGGTCGCGATCGCGTTGCAAGGACCTCGGCTTAACTGGTTTTGTTCTATTCACCTGGGGGTGGATCGGGGGCGCAGAATGAACTAGCCTGCTGCCGAGAGATCCGGGCTTTTCTTTCCTCGTGCGAACCCATTCGTGACCGAGGACCCGGTCGAGGGTGAGTCTGAGGGTGATGTCGGGCTCGAGGATGTGACGGACGATGCTCTTGGCGAGGGCGGAGACGGTGTCGCGAACGCGTGAGCGGAAGACCCAGTTCCTGGACATCTGGTCCTTGAGGAGCTTCCGGAGGTTCGAATCGTCGAACGGCATCGAGGCGTTCAGCATTATGAAGAGGATTATCCCGAGGGACCAGACGTCGGCCAGTTTCGGGTTGTACGGCGTCCCCGAGACGACTTCCGGTGCCGCGTACGCCGCCGATCCGCAATACGTCTGGCTCAGCACCCGACGGCCATCGTTGTCGGCGCAGAACCTGGCGAACCCGAAATCCGCGAGCTTGACGTTGAACCGACGGGAGAGGAGGATATTCTCGCACTTGAGGTCCCGATGCGCGATGTTCTTCCCGTGGAGGTAGTGAAGCCCGGATGCCATCTGCCGGAACCACAACTTCGACTGCTGCTCCGGGACCACGCCGTTCCTCTTCACGAAGTCCAGGAGATCGCCGTTGTCCGCGTACCTCATGAAGATGAAGACCCGAGGACCGCGCTGCAGGATGCTGTGCACCTGGATTATGTGCGGGTTCTCGATCTTCGTCAGGATCTCCAACTCTCGCGGGAAGAACTTGTCCAGGAAATCACGGGGGGCCTTCTCCTTATCGAATATCTTGCACGCCAGCCGCATCTTCTTTGGACTCGTTCCGTCCACATAGTCGGCCAAATGGACCGTGGCGTACGATCCCTGTGAATCGGTCAATTCATCTTTATTCAGAGCATCGAATTTATCAAGCAAACATACTGAGTTTTGAAATAGCGGTGCAAGTAAGTGAAGACCCAGATAGCACAAAACTTGAAGTCGTCAAAAAAGACGTCTAAAGGATGTCTCATGCACCATTTTCTGACGTCTATGAGGTACCAAGGACATCTTTTAGGCATTAAgatatcttttcaaaaaatggcgCATAAGACATCCTTTAGACGTCATTTTGACGATTTCAAGTTTTGCTAACTGGGGTGAATCAATCACTTTGTAACCATTGAATACTGCTACCCTGGTAAAACAGTGATTTGATATTTCGTAAGACTCGATACATTCTTGTTTTGAGAATTGTGCAGATAAGTTTTCACATAGATCTGTGTTCTACCGATAAACTGCAGCTATCGCGCGACAAGAATGAAGCAGAAATTCACACGAAAATTGTTGTACCAGTATCtctatatttttctctacGGAACCTCAATTCATAGACTCTATTGAAACTTACATTTAATTCATAAAAAACTGTGGTGCAAATAAtcatgaattttttggaaataaaatgGTTTACTTActtgtccaatttttttcccgattaGATAGCCTCGCTGTTCAAGCGCGTTCACCTCCGAATTTCGGGGGCTGAGTCGCGTGGCCATGCCAAAGGCTCTTCATTGGAGGTGCCCTGACTCCTTTGGAATGACAATGTACTTTATCAAGCCTCTTTGGACTGTCTGTTCGCATTTGTCGATCTTTTCTTTGTTACGATACAGTAAAGCGATCGTTTGAAGGGAAAGAAAAGCGCTTTAGACTACGTGAATGTACCTCTTTTTCGGTGCCCTTCTTTTTGGTGAACAAATTTTAGAATCCAGGTCATAGACCGAGGCGAAACACTTGCAATACGGAAATGGGGAGGCCTACCTGGCCTGTCATTGAAGATTGTGCTGGAGGCAGGTGCAGAGATCACTGGAAATTTGGCATTAAGTCCAACTTGTACCTGGAGGAAAATTTGGCACAGAAAAATGCTTGTCTCATTCAACCGTGGCcataataaaacaataaacaatTGACCGGTGCCACGGCCTCCCCATCTGTCTATTTCTCACCTGGGGGTTTCGTTTATCACagataatatacgtataatgccGAAATGTAAcgtagggaaaaaaattaaacaacttTCTCTGACGATTGCGGATTACTCATTACGTACGGTTTGGAGAGATCTAATTTCAACGAGAGAAGTACGGTTTGCATGAaatacggatttttttttcactcgagATCATATGAATTACTGGTTAATTTACGACCGCGAAAATATCGCTCTCCGTTGCCTGTGTCAACCGTCAAAcacttttcatattttcttcaaCTGTTGTTTGACAACCTTGTCATCAGGTACAGAGCGTTTCGCAATCTGATATTTGGCAACGTACAAGAAATGAAAGGAAATGATTGAAACGTTTTCGGTGTCGGAGGTCAGTAAATATGCGGTCTACTTCACTTTGtcattttactttattttgttattttgtcAACGAGTAAATTTTGCTATTCCCGCCTTCTTTGTTGACACCCGTTGCCTTTTGACGCCAACCCGAggggtttttaatttttctcctttGCTTCTGTGTATTGATAATCTCTGAGGATAGCCCTTCTTAAAGGACCGAAAAATCAACACACAGTTGACGGTTTATTTACTGACTTTCAACACCAAAAAAGTTTGAACAGTTATTGGATAAAGTCGTGAAATTCTATCTACAATAAAAGGAAATGTCATGAATTGCGCACAGACCTTCAACCAACAAATTTATCTCAGAACAACAATTTTGAGGAATATTAAAAACTGATacttatttcaaatatatactcGTTTCCACACCACCGAAGGTGGTAATTCTACCTGATTAATTCAATATTCATTTagcgtatttttttaaacatggTATCCCCTGGAAGTGTATTCCACGACAAAGAATTCGAATTTATCATACTttgttttcgaataatttgacGCAGACAGTATTTATCTTACGGAGCCGTTCGTTTAACGATATTTGTTGTCATTTTCCTATATTTCGTAAACGAGAAACGATAATGATTTAATATTTGTATAACGTGGCGTGCAAATCTCGGCTGCGAGTGTCTCCCCACGCTTGCAAACATCGAATGATTTCGAACGAATTTGCGGTAGTCGCCCCTGTATGGCAAGTTGCTGTCAGATAGCGCGTCAGGCGTAAATTAAAAGGCTGCTTTGGCTTCTACACTTTTCGGTATCGCGCAACTGCTagcgaaataattttaattaactaTTAAGAATAATTACCTGTACAATATGCCACAATTACTTTATTGTCAAGGTTATCCCTTGTATATTGAAATCGCAACTGTTGTTTATCTTTTATATTGGTGACGCTGAATttcgcaaatattttcaagatgtataatatactcagggtaaaaattaatttgggtttttccttatttattattaaaccAAATTATACATGGTAAGGTGGAAACAGCAGCTTATGCAGCTGGATCATCACCCTTTGTGGTTCGGGTGTAGATAAGTTGGGCGTGGTGTTGAACGACCTGCTTGATCAGTCCCTTCTGCTGAAGTTCGTTGAGCGCTCGCCTGGCCAGAGATCCACGGATCTTCAATCTTTCACTGACGATTGAGGGTGTGATCAGTTTGTACTGAGGCACTTCTTTCAGCAATTTTTCGTATGTTCCTTTGTCGAACAGGACCTGGTTGTTCAACTTGTCGCGAACTTTTCCCTTGGACCACTTCTGCAATTACgataacacaaaaaaaaagtttacataATTGTTACACAACACATCCTTGATTCAAAAATcttgtgtttcaaatttttctcatcagtCTCATTAAATCAGTATTTTCGCCTTCATAGAATATCAGGCAATTGGTATGATCGTCATTTGAGATAATTATCCTTGACAATGAACGATTTAAGAATTATTGTATACGAGAAGTTATTTCAGTTTGTATTGTGCAAAAAGATGTAGTAA is a window of Neodiprion pinetum isolate iyNeoPine1 chromosome 4, iyNeoPine1.2, whole genome shotgun sequence DNA encoding:
- the Tssk gene encoding testis-specific serine/threonine-protein kinase 3 — its product is MATRLSPRNSEVNALEQRGYLIGKKIGQGSYATVHLADYVDGTSPKKMRLACKIFDKEKAPRDFLDKFFPRELEILTKIENPHIIQVHSILQRGPRVFIFMRYADNGDLLDFVKRNGVVPEQQSKLWFRQMASGLHYLHGKNIAHRDLKCENILLSRRFNVKLADFGFARFCADNDGRRVLSQTYCGSAAYAAPEVVSGTPYNPKLADVWSLGIILFIMLNASMPFDDSNLRKLLKDQMSRNWVFRSRVRDTVSALAKSIVRHILEPDITLRLTLDRVLGHEWVRTRKEKPGSLGSRLVHSAPPIHPQVSGGGVNMGGSGLAPTGSPPAAARTGITMFKNQENAVQSTGAKSMDATTKDSAGQPPIVVE
- the RpS25 gene encoding small ribosomal subunit protein eS25, encoding MPPKKDTKGSSKQPQKTQKKKEGGSGGKAKKKKWSKGKVRDKLNNQVLFDKGTYEKLLKEVPQYKLITPSIVSERLKIRGSLARRALNELQQKGLIKQVVQHHAQLIYTRTTKGDDPAA